tctctgtcgcccaggctacagtgcagtggtgcagtcacagcttactgcaaccttgacttcctgggctcaggtgatcctcccacctcagccccctgagtatctgggactacaggcacacagtactgcacccagctaatgtttgaaattttttttaaaaagatacttttttaaaaaagatatggtCTCACTTTTTGTccagcctgggttcaagcagtccttgaacgttggcctctcaaaagttctgggattgcaggcgtgagctgctgcacctagccaaataaaaaatctcatttcaaagGGTACATTCAttcaatcttttccttttcaaaatctgACACAACTCTAAAATAgaggtttcttctttttatttaatactcTGTGTGGATATTTTACAAGTGGAAAAAGTGGTAATTTTGCTTTCCATTACACGTATTTTAGATGAGGTCTCTTATACATATTGAGAGTATATTTGTTCTCAATGACTTTAAATGTtttgtcaacattttttttttcttttattggtaaACCAAAGAGTTTGCTGggttttaaacaatttattttgatAGGATTGTTACAGTGTGTTGTGTGTTCTTTCAGCTTGATTCATATCAATATTAGAGGTCAGATTCAAGTCTATCTAGTGTTGTTTCAGGCTTTagccagaatattttttaatggtttatgCTGTTCATTAACTTACTGTTTCTTGAAATTTGCTTTCTAATAGAATGATGCCAATGGGTGGAATGATGCCACCTGGACCAGGAATACCACCTCTGATGCCTGGAATGCCACCAGGTATGATATGTTAGACAATTTCCTTTTAATATGATGTACAGGCTTTAATTCTAAGTTTTTTTAGACATCTGTGGGCATTGgtataatgaaatttaaaaattttcgtAAGTTGCAAGTTCCTGTGAGAAGTGTTATATGGGCcctatttacaaaaatgtattttagtgGATATCTGAAGACCATGGCCCTTTCTTGAAGTTTGAAATAGATGATAGGTTTCAAAGCAGCGAAAGTGAGTCATGGCCTATGTGCTGAATCTCATGTACTTAAGAGCGCTTGTATTTGTTAGGAATATTTTAGACAAGTAATAGAGAAAtccaacaaacttttttttttgtttttttttttttgagatggaatctcactctcacccaggctggagcatgctcttggttcactgcaacctctgcttccagggttcaagtgattctcttgcctcagcttcccgagtagctgggagtacaggcacccactaccacacctggctcatttttgtatttttgtagagacggggtttcgccatgttggccaggctggtctcaaactcctgacctcaggttatccacctgccttggcctcccaaagtgttgggattacaggtgtgagccactgcgcgcggCTCCAACAAACTGTATTAAACGGTGTAGGCATTTATTGTCTCAGTCAACAAACGAGTGGCTCAGTGATACTTATTAACCTATGCTTTTTTGACTTTGCTAATCTTAGCTTGTTTTCCTCAGAAAGGTCATTTGGTTATAAGACAGCACAGACAAGAAGCGGTGTCAGTAGTAGTGcactctccattttctttttttcctttttttttttttgaaacagggtgttGTTCTGATACCTGGGCTGATGTGccgtggcacgatcatagctcactgcagccggatagcctcccaaaatgctgagattacaggtgtgagtgagcTGCAGCACCTGAcctcctttttcttctatttggaaGCAAAATAACTTTCCCAGAAGCGCCTTAGCTCCTTACATATTAGGCTGTGAGGGAACCTGGGAAATTAAGTATATAGAATTTGGCCTATGAAGCAGGAAATACAGCACAAGGAAAGGGAGGGATTCAGTTGGCCAGCGAGGTACACCACACgaggctgtttctttctttttcttttcttttcttttcttttttagatggaatcttgctctgtcacccaggctggagagcagtggtgtgatctcagctcaccacaacatccgcctcctgggttcaagcgattctctcctgcctcagcctcctgagtagctgggattacaggcatgtgccaccacgcccggcaaatttttgtatttttaatagagatggggtttcactgtgttggtcaagctggtctcgaactcctgacctcttgatccacctgcgtcagcctcccaaagtgctgggattataggcgtgacccatCGCACCCGGCCCTAGCCTGGTTTTTATGTTGGTGTGTTTGCAATCCGTAGCATATTTAGAGTGCTGAAAATAATTGATGTAAAGGGacacaggaaaaataaagcatCAACAAAATACGAATAATTGCCTGGCAGCTCCATATACATTATGTTGTGATACATATTTAGGTATTTAAAAGAATACAGAATAATAATTGATGTTCATTTGATAATATGAAGTCATTAAAAGTTTtgtcatggccgggcgcggtggctcaagcctgtaatcccagcactttgggaggccgagacgggcggatcatgaggtcaggagattgagaccatcctggctaacatggtgaaaccctgtctctactaaaaaatacaaaaaactagctgggcgagatggcgggcgcctgtagtcccagctacacgggaggctgaggtaggagaatggcgtgaacctgggaggcagagcttgcattgagctgagatccggccactgcactccagccttgggcgacagagcgagactccgtctcaaaaaaaaaaaaaaaaaagttttgtcatGTTGAGGAAGTTTAAAGAATGTAGTAGTGATGTGTTTAACTTTGGAAAAGTTTTTATTGTTCGTGGTATTTGATTCATAGAGTTTTTATTGTAATTTGCACTAGAGTTCAGGGAACATTTAAATATCTGTCTTGTAGatgattgaaataattattttatatattgcaaGAAGTTTGCTAAGTCATTAGGATCAGTAAGCATAATTGCCAGATGTTTTGTGCATGCAGCAGAGTCTAGTGTTATCTTCCACTTTGTAAAATTCTGAAGCAGTCCAAAGGAAGGGAAAATTTGAGGTAAGAATATTGCATGGGGCAAATGCCTGAGTTCCTTGGATTTAATCGAGTCATTGAGCAGTTAATTGTTCATAACTTTGTAGTATAGAAGTGTTTTTTCCTACACTAAATATTTcagtgactcagtttccccaaacaTTTCTTCTCTGCAGGTATGCCCCCACCTGTTCCACGTCCTGGAATTCCTCCAATGACCCAAGCACAGGCTGTTTCAGCGCCAGGTATTCTTAATAGACCACCTGCACCAACAGCAACTGTACCTGCTCCGCAGCCTCCAGTTACTAAGCCTCTTTTCCCCAGTGCTGGGCAGGTAAGGTGAAAATCCTGTAAAGGAGTGCACTTAAAGATAAAGTACAGTTGTTTACAGAAGTCTTTGAAATTCTCGTAGGTCAGTTTTTTTTtcgtttataatatttttaatattatttattaaatgtactaAAAGGTGGCTTATCCACTTCCATGTTTACACACTGATTTCCTCTACCCATAAAAGGTTAAATGGAGCCAAAGTTAGTATGTTACTTTTTCATAGTTGTGAACCCtatttattcttagttttttttttttttttaagctaatgaAAGTTTAATATCTGGAGTGTTTAGAAGTTTTCCTTTGCTAGCTGAACTGTGAATGGAAGGACAGCAAAGTCAAAGATGAGCATTCCTAAGATGGTAGCAAATTATTTGTCAGGCTCTGCCTCTAGTATGGAACAGTGATGGGCTACAATGCCACACTTGTGCTAAAATGGCGTAATTTAATGGCTTTTGACCTAGGCACACTTGTATTTCTTATTGGTCTTTTTTCAAAgcttttacaactttttttccGGAGCATAAGGGAAAGATGCTTCTGTTCTATGTAGTGTGCACATAATGGTTAACacctttgctttttttcctcGTTTCATTGAGAATTAAGCAGATTCAGGTTTAATTTATTCAGAATTTAGATCAGGAtgtatgtttattcattttcttttttagattatcccttagatttttttttaactgttttttctgtttgtgggtgctaaattaaaagcattttctttaagTGCCTTTTATTAAGCACATTAACCTAGCTTTATGGTGGACGGGAATTTTATGTATTGAGAGATGTAAAATTTGGCaaaaatctttttgtagagaatCATTGATACAGAATTGGATTGAAGTGTCAGTATTTATACATAATTATTCTCAGTTTCAGGTATCATTCTTGAAATAATGCAAAACACAGTAGTTTTAGAAAAGCTAGTTAACTAGGTTTTATTGGTATAGAATTAAAATTTTGAGGCTCATACTTTAATCTTGTTTATTGTAAATGCATTAACTGCCTGCCTTTTAAAGTAAATGACATTTGATTGCATTAAATTTTGCAGTTACAAATATGCAATCTACTAGAAAGTCTACCACATGGCTTATTTTGACCCATTTGTTTGGAGacttttcattgtttcctttcttttatgcTACAGATGGGGACACCTGTCACAAGCTCAAGTACAGCTTCATCCAATTCAGAAAGTCTGTCTGCATCTTCTAAAGCTCTGTTTCCTAGCACAGCACAAGTACGCAGGAAGTTGcagtttaaaattgttaaaatggcttTATAACTTAACCCTTTGGACCCtacttaaaaaatgaatatttttccaaaaatatactgtttacttttttaaagcaaaattaatgcCGTATAagtcaaatggtatttaaaaattttaattcatgcTAAAAAAACTACCCCGAACTCTTGTGGTTCTAAAGGGTTAAAAGCATGTAAGCAGTAAATGCATTATAGTGGCCAATGGTTAGCCTGATGCATGATTAAGCTATTTTGATTTGTGCTGTTTAATGCATCACATTTAATGTAAGAAAATTTAATACATTGCTTTGGTTCTAAAGTTGGCCTAGTCTACATgttttagatgtgtggtattatgaAAAGTAACACATTTGTTACTGGTAACTTGTTACTTTAAAAGATCCTGCTAAATTAACCCTTTTGTCCTTGATAATTATCCAGCCATTGTTAATTTGGAGgggattatatatataaagaatactaCTAAAGGATGTATCTTTAATATGTCACCATTTACACTCGTTCATGTTATACTTAGTAACTGGAACTTAAACTCTCattctgtagttttttgtttttttagctgtTTGATAGATTAATAACTTATTAATAGAACAGTAAAAATAGAACACATGCTATTCTATTATACTGTATTTCAGCAATCTGGGATAAATACAGAGcattgtaaatttaatttttggtGAAGAGGTAGAAGACATCTAACAAGTTAAATACAGTCTTATTTCCATTGCTGTGTTGTGGGTATGACTTTAACCCAGCATCTTTTGATGTTCTGATGGGTTATCTTGAATTTTGTGGAGTGTTTATCACATgtaaactttgttttaatttcatttaaagtttGGTGCTTTGATGTTGATGCCTTGTTTTAAGTTAAACTGTTGTAGATATAGTTAATTTTGGGTTTTGAGGTTTTATTGACGAAGTATTGTATTTTACAGGCTCAGGCAGCTGTCCAAGGACCTGTTGGTACAGATTTCAAACCCTTAAATAGTACCCCTGCAACAACTACAGAACCCCCAAAGCCTACATTCCCTGCTTATACACAGTCTACAGCTTCAACCACTAGTACAACAAATAGTACTGCAGCTAAACCAGCAGCTTCAATAACAAGTAAGCCTGCTACACTCACAACAACTAGTGCAACCAGTAAGTTGATCCATCCAGATGAGGATATATCCCTGGTaagttgtttttagttttctactAGCAGCATTTAATTTAAAGCCATTATAGCAGTTTGTCCCTTTAAAAAGTGTTAATTTGTACTCAGATGGTCTGTGATCTGGTTTAATGCTAACTAAGTGGTTTTTGCCATTCTGAATCTTAAGAAATCATAAAATACTTAAAGTGAATGGATATTGCATGTTTTGGTCTTAGGTGCTTTCTATCCCCTTCCTCCAGACTGTTTCTAAAAGAAGACAGCAAGTCAGGTTCTTaactcttaaaaatcattttagttaAACATAAGTTTGCACGTGTTAATTGAAGAAACGTTAAGTGTGAAGTAGAATCTGCAGATCCCTTAAGTCCCGTATAAAGGAATTAATTTTGATATAAAGTTAATGTTTAGAATGTTGAtaacggctgggcatggtggctcacgcctataattccagcactttgggaggccaagacaggcggatcacaagacaGACAAATGACACATCAttagtttaagactagcctggccaacatggtgaaaccccatcaatacaaaaattacctgagtgtggtggcgggtacctgtaatcccagctactgaggaggctgaggcaggataatcagttgaacctgggagacataggttgcattgagccaagattacccactgcactctagcctgggcaacagaacaagactccatcttgaaaaatgaaaatagaatgttggcccggcgcagtggctcacacctgtaatcccagcactttgggaggccgagcctggtggatcacctgagggtcgggagttcgagaccagcctgaccaacatgtagaaacaccatctctactaaaaatacaaaattagctgggcattgtggcgcatgcctgtaatcccagctactcgggaggctgaggcagcagaatcacttgaacccgggaggcggaggttgcagtgagccgagacctggccattgcactcaagcctgggcaacgagcaaaactccatctcaaaaaaaaaaaaaaaaaaaaaaaaaatgttaacaatactTTATTACTTTCTTGTTGAAGCAATTTGTAATTCCTGGAAAGTTGTTAGCCATGCTTCAAGTTTACAAATAGGTGAAGTTTTAAGGTATCTAGAGTTTAAGTAGTTGGATTGGTTTGTCTGGCAAAAGTAAACAGTTGGGATGTAAGggtaaatttttgaaaattactctTAACGTTGTAAGATTTTAGATGCGTGCCTTTATGCTTGATGAGCCTCTACATTTGAGTATTTAGCCTTGTGCTTATTTTTATTCCCAGGAAGAGAGAAGGGCACAGTTACCTAAATATCAACGTAATCTTCCTCGGCCAGGACAGGCCCCCATCGGTAATCCACCAGTTGGACCAATTGGAGGTATGATGCCACCACAGCCAGGCATCCCACAGCAACAAGGAATGAGACCCCCAATGCCACCTCATGGTATTCCTCTTTTTATGTTTATCATATTTAGTGGATTTTCTAAGTTCatgcataaaatattaaatttatctgCAGTATACATTGCATTTAAAAGTACAGTACGTAACAATctattttttgtgtttgaaaTTCTTGTTTTTTAGGTCAATATGGTGGTCATCATCAAGGCATGCCAGGATACCTTCCTGGTGCTATGCCCCCGTATGGGCAGGGACCGCCCATGGTGCCCCCTTACCAGGGTGGGCCTCCTCGACCTCCGATGGGAATGAGACCTCCTGTAATGTCGCAAGGTGGCCGTTACTGATCTTACTTCATCCAGTCTAATAGGTTTGGAGATTAAACCTTTTATCAACTTGTGCTGTTTATATAGCCAAGCTTCCGTCAATAAGGCTTCATTGTGACTTTAACAAACATTATCTTCCCACATACCAGGAACTATTGGACATTTATTTTACAtgggaaaaattatttggaataatAAAGCAGGAACTTTTCCTGAAGTTGCAATTTATACTGTATGgcttctttttcatgtttcatcTAGGTTTTTAGAAGTGAAGTATAGTAAATTTGGTTCGTTAAATTGTGAAGGCGCTGGAATTACATGAACATACCACCTTAATAAAGGCAAGTTCTGTAAGCTTACATTGCTATTTGTAAAGTTTGCCTTCACAGCATTTCAGATGCTGTTGGACTTCATGTCCCCAACCTAGCTTGGTGAGGGCTGTAACTGTTTCCAAGTACTTGTACATTGGAAGTCTGAATGTGTaacaatatttaatgtatttagaGTTCCTCATGTTGCAGGGTTTAAGAAATCTGACCCACCAAGGTCATGTGACTTTTCTGTACTGTTAAACTTCATtgtaataaaatgagagaaaaatttatgCCTTTTTATTCATAACCCAGCTGTGGACCACTGCCTGAAAGGTTTGTACAGATGCATGCCACAGTAGATGTccacataataaaatttatagttaCCAATGCAGTTTTGATATATCATTGGATTCTGTCTTTTGAGTTGTAGGTTATTTCTTAGCTGCATGTTTTAAACTGAATATGCATAGAGTTGTATGTTAATGTTTCAGTTAAGAGAAAAACAGATACATGAGTCATTACATAATGGGTATGAAATCTTTATAATCACCTTTCCACCCTCTTTGGTGTCAGTACACATCACGTGTCATAgatacttaaaatgtaaatgttaacacttttccttcctgctgaGATGTTTAGAGCCTAGTGCCAGACCcattcatttccttttgattatttttgagaCTTCAGTACTGCATGGACCTCAGAAGCTTTTCAGGTACAAACTTCTAGAAGCTTAGGTGCATGCAGTAATAGCTTCTTGTGCTGTTAATGGgttgtaatatattattttaagtgtAATGCTGAGAATCTAAATGTGTCTCTGTTGGGATGGTTAACAGATGGgttggcaatttttaattttattatgttcCTGGAAGATTACATTATTCATTTGAGTACCTTCTGTTATTAAGCCTAGGTAGCCTTACTGTGCAACTTTTTATCCTTGGAAATTTTGAATGTTGTGTTCTTACAGAGAGCTTTTCTGTAGAGATGACTGCTATTCAGTATTTTGTGTTACAACCTCTTAATAGCTCTTGTGGACCTTTTTGGGATCTGTTTTTCTGATCTTTACTTTTGCAGGgtagttttatgattttttaggCATCAAATAACCTGTGCAAAGTATTAATATAATGAACTCGAGTTTTTCTCATTGTAAAGTTAAGACTTCCAAGAAAATGGTAACATTTCTTTATAACTTTACTGTGAAGGTATAGATAAAAGACAGGGACTCTGAAGTTGTAATGAAAAAAGGGCTTTAACTTTgaaggaaaatatattgaaaagtgATTTAACCATCACAAAAGAGTTTGTATATATGTGACAGGTAGAAGTCATGCCTTTAAGCAAAACATTGCAAGTATTATAAAGCTGAATGCTATTTTAACtcttattggctgggtgcagtggctcacgcctgtaatcccagccctctggaaggctgaggtgggaggattgcttgagtccaggagtttgagaccagcctggccaacatgggaaaaccccacctgtacaaaacatttaaaaattagccaggcgctttagtgtgtgtctgtggtcccacctgctccagaggctgagggaggaggatcacttgagcacaggaggttaaggctgtggtgagctatgttcactccagcctgggcaacagagtgagactgtcaaaaaataaatttaaatacctGATTATTTGGCTTCAATGATTTTATGGCTCCTGTGCTTGTGGTACCATAGTGGTACAAAAATTTTTCATAGTTTGAAAGTAAAACTACCATATTTTGCCAAGAATGTATTTCTTCCTTCTGCCAGCCACCAAGTCTCAAACCACTTTCCCCTCTGAACCTCTGCCTACCTAAATGGTTTCAAAATTAATACATGCTTCTTTGATTTGGCAGCACACTTAATATACTGCCGAAGAAAAACTCGTGTTGAAAATCTTTAAGATAAAAATGGTGACATTAAATTTACAATGATTAAGTAAGGGATGCTCTCCCAAATTCTCAAGAATTTCATGTACAGGGTTATTGACAAACTGCAATAGGTTTAGTAGACCTGTTTCAGAAATTACGTGaaactttatttgcattttatgcaAAGAAGGCTGATACTTTATAGCAAGGTTTTTTGCTCTCTGTATATGTCTGATGggcaaaaatggaaatttttaatatGGGATAGaattctaattaaaaattaattgaaagtgTTAGGCATTGGCATATAAAACTTAAGCTCATGAGTTCCTGAGTTTGTAGCTATAGGCTCAGAGGTGGTGTACccatttaatatatttgaagGGTAATTTTTGCATGCATCCAAGCATAATTAAGCTTCTAGAAAATACCTTTTATCTAAATGCTTCTGGGGTCCATAGCGTGGTTGAATCATGAGTAGAGCAAATTACATTCATATAATTGACTCTGACTCAAATTTCCTTAAGTAATAGATGAAGTTGAGTCAAAGTGGATGTCAACTGCCCTCACAGAAGACAGGTTTTGGGACTTGATAATTCAAGCTGATTGCCATAATTAAGGAAGCTGTAAGGTTAGTAGGGCTGGCAGCTTTGGCTCTACCTTACATCCACCccttttagaaaaacaaacattttgtcTGGCACTAGTTTCTGTTGTGTAAGTTTTCATACTGTGTAACAGTAACAAGGCCACAGCAGGTGAGGATTAATTTTTGAGTGGCTGCTGGAATTATTTGATTTGAATACTTAGTATTTTAGTAGTCTCTCACACATTTGCCATTAGGTATGATTAAAATATTCCTACTGTACTCCTATTCCACTAAGTTACATTTTGAACTTAGACTCACCTTAATGAAACTTAATTGGGGAGGGGGATTCCCCAACAAAAAGAAGTACGGGCTCAGAATGGAATTGTAGTGGACggtagttttaaaaacaaagctgCTCCTTTTGCTTGCTTGatcattgggattttttttttttttttaaatttaatgcatgtcttttaaattaattgggaactgtttttctaaaattaaaattttcttcttcctataGCCCTGCCATAGGACAGGCTGAGGCTGAGTCTCAGTGTTGCCCTGTTCAGTCTGAGGcaagtgggatttattttattccttatagGGGCTTTCACAGCTTTATGGCTGTTGGATATTTATGTCCCCAAACTTGCAGCAAGTTTGGTGAAGGCCCCTAAATTTAATTAAACTTAGGATTTTTATACTCTTTTGGCAGAGAAGGCTCTATATTAATATTCACGTTTGACTGTGGTGTTAATAAACCTAAGTATTTCATatgcatttttatgtaatttGCCTTGTGTTACATAATTAACA
The Papio anubis isolate 15944 chromosome 17, Panubis1.0, whole genome shotgun sequence genome window above contains:
- the ZNF207 gene encoding BUB3-interacting and GLEBS motif-containing protein ZNF207 isoform X2; the encoded protein is MGRKKKKQLKPWCWYCNRDFDDEKILIQHQKAKHFKCHICHKKLYTGPGLAIHCMQVHKETIDAVPNAIPGRTDIELEIYGMEGIPEKDMDERRRLLEQKTQESQKKKQQDDSDEYDDDDSAASTSFQPQPVQPQQGYIPPMAQPGLPPVPGAPGMPPGIPPLMPGVPPLMPGMPPVMPGMPPGMMPMGGMMPPGPGIPPLMPGMPPGMPPPVPRPGIPPMTQAQAVSAPGILNRPPAPTATVPAPQPPVTKPLFPSAGQMGTPVTSSSTASSNSESLSASSKALFPSTAQAQAAVQGPVGTDFKPLNSTPATTTEPPKPTFPAYTQSTASTTSTTNSTAAKPAASITSKPATLTTTSATSKLIHPDEDISLEERRAQLPKYQRNLPRPGQAPIGNPPVGPIGGMMPPQPGIPQQQGMRPPMPPHGQYGGHHQGMPGYLPGAMPPYGQGPPMVPPYQGGPPRPPMGMRPPVMSQGGRY
- the ZNF207 gene encoding BUB3-interacting and GLEBS motif-containing protein ZNF207 isoform X4; translated protein: MGRKKKKQLKPWCWYCNRDFDDEKILIQHQKAKHFKCHICHKKLYTGPGLAIHCMQVHKETIDAVPNAIPGRTDIELEIYGMEGIPEKDMDERRRLLEQKTQESQKKKQQDDSDEYDDDDSAASTSFQPQPVQPQQGYIPPMAQPGLPPVPGAPGMPPGIPPLMPGVPPLMPGMPPVMPGMPPGMMPMGGMMPPGPGIPPLMPGMPPGMPPPVPRPGIPPMTQAQAVSAPGILNRPPAPTATVPAPQPPVTKPLFPSAGQAQAAVQGPVGTDFKPLNSTPATTTEPPKPTFPAYTQSTASTTSTTNSTAAKPAASITSKPATLTTTSATSKLIHPDEDISLEERRAQLPKYQRNLPRPGQAPIGNPPVGPIGGMMPPQPGIPQQQGMRPPMPPHGQYGGHHQGMPGYLPGAMPPYGQGPPMVPPYQGGPPRPPMGMRPPVMSQGGRY
- the ZNF207 gene encoding BUB3-interacting and GLEBS motif-containing protein ZNF207 isoform X1, whose amino-acid sequence is MGRKKKKQLKPWCWYCNRDFDDEKILIQHQKAKHFKCHICHKKLYTGPGLAIHCMQVHKETIDAVPNAIPGRTDIELEIYGMEGIPEKDMDERRRLLEQKTQESQKKKQQDDSDEYDDDDSAASTSFQPQPVQPQQGYIPPMAQPGLPPVPGAPGMPPGIPPLMPGVPPLMPGMPPVMPGMPPGLHHQRKYTQSFCGENIMMPMGGMMPPGPGIPPLMPGMPPGMPPPVPRPGIPPMTQAQAVSAPGILNRPPAPTATVPAPQPPVTKPLFPSAGQMGTPVTSSSTASSNSESLSASSKALFPSTAQAQAAVQGPVGTDFKPLNSTPATTTEPPKPTFPAYTQSTASTTSTTNSTAAKPAASITSKPATLTTTSATSKLIHPDEDISLEERRAQLPKYQRNLPRPGQAPIGNPPVGPIGGMMPPQPGIPQQQGMRPPMPPHGQYGGHHQGMPGYLPGAMPPYGQGPPMVPPYQGGPPRPPMGMRPPVMSQGGRY
- the ZNF207 gene encoding BUB3-interacting and GLEBS motif-containing protein ZNF207 isoform X3; its protein translation is MGRKKKKQLKPWCWYCNRDFDDEKILIQHQKAKHFKCHICHKKLYTGPGLAIHCMQVHKETIDAVPNAIPGRTDIELEIYGMEGIPEKDMDERRRLLEQKTQESQKKKQQDDSDEYDDDDSAASTSFQPQPVQPQQGYIPPMAQPGLPPVPGAPGMPPGIPPLMPGVPPLMPGMPPVMPGMPPGLHHQRKYTQSFCGENIMMPMGGMMPPGPGIPPLMPGMPPGMPPPVPRPGIPPMTQAQAVSAPGILNRPPAPTATVPAPQPPVTKPLFPSAGQAQAAVQGPVGTDFKPLNSTPATTTEPPKPTFPAYTQSTASTTSTTNSTAAKPAASITSKPATLTTTSATSKLIHPDEDISLEERRAQLPKYQRNLPRPGQAPIGNPPVGPIGGMMPPQPGIPQQQGMRPPMPPHGQYGGHHQGMPGYLPGAMPPYGQGPPMVPPYQGGPPRPPMGMRPPVMSQGGRY